One genomic region from Phragmites australis chromosome 1, lpPhrAust1.1, whole genome shotgun sequence encodes:
- the LOC133909583 gene encoding acyl transferase 9-like produces the protein MASFKVTRISEGAVKPASATPDETLPLAWVDRYPTHRGLVESMHIFRSGADAAPGVIRDALAKALVFFYPLAGRIVEGPEGPGTPAIRCTADGVYFAEAEADCSLEDVRFLERPLLLPKEDLVPYPGDDRWGVEPHNTIMMMQVTKFTCGGFVMGLRFNHASADGMGAAQFINAVGDMARGLPEPKVKPVWDREKFPNPKIKPGPLPELPVLALDYIVLDFPTSYIDDLKKQYKAHSGKFCSGFDVLTAKLWQCRTRALNLEPEAEVKLCFFASVRHLLKLDRGYYGNSIFPVKMSAPSAKVLGSSIMEVVDMIRQAKDRMAVEFFRFAKEEIEQDPFQMTFNYESIYVSDWSKLGFSEVDYGFGPPVFAGPLVNNDFIASVVILKAPLPLDGTRMLASCVTKEHSEELVRGMKEGLP, from the exons ATGGCGAGCTTCAAGGTGACCCGGATCTCGGAGGGTGCGGTGAAGCCGGCGTCGGCGACCCCCGATGAGACGCTGCCGCTGGCGTGGGTGGACCGGTACCCGACCCACCGCGGCCTGGTGGAGTCGATGCACATCTTCCGCTCGGGCGCCGACGCGGCCCCCGGCGTCATCCGCGACGCGCTGGCAAAGGCGCTGGTGTTCTTCTACCCTCTGGCGGGCCGCATCGTGGAGGGGCCCGAGGGCCCCGGGACGCCCGCCATCCGGTGCACCGCGGACGGGGTCTACttcgcggaggcggaggcggactGCAGCCTGGAGGACGTGCGGTTCCTGGAGCGGCCCCTGCTGCTGCCCAAGGAGGACCTCGTCCCTTACCCCGGCGACGACCGCTGGGGCGTCGAACCCCACAACACCATCATGATGATGCAG GTCACGAAATTCACCTGCGGCGGGTTCGTGATGGGCCTCCGGTTCAACCACGCGTCGGCCGACGGCATGGGCGCGGCGCAGTTCATCAACGCCGTCGGCGACATGGCGCGGGGGCTCCCGGAGCCCAAGGTGAAGCCTGTCTGGGACCGGGAGAAGTTCCCCAACCCGAAGATCAAGCCCGGCCCTCTCCCGGAGCTCCCCGTCCTGGCACTGGACTACATCGTCCTCGACTTCCCGACTAGCTACATCGACGACCTCAAGAAGCAGTACAAGGCGCACAGCGGCAAGTTCTGCTCCGGCTTCGACGTGCTGACAGCGAAGCTCTGGCAGTGCCGCACCCGGGCGCTGAACCTCGAGCCCGAGGCCGAGGTCAAGCTCTGCTTCTTCGCCAGCGTCCGGCACCTGCTCAAGTTGGACAGGGGCTACTACGGCAACTCCATCTTCCCGGTGAAGATGTCGGCGCCGAGCGCAAAGGTGCTCGGCTCGTCTATCATGGAGGTCGTGGACATGATCCGGCAGGCCAAGGACAGGATGGCGGTGGAGTTCTTCCGGTTCGCGAAGGAGGAGATCGAGCAGGACCCGTTCCAAATGACCTTCAACTACGAGTCCATCTACGTCTCGGACTGGAGCAAGCTCGGGTTCTCGGAGGTGGACTACGGCTTCGGCCCGCCGGTGTTCGCCGGCCCGCTGGTGAACAATGACTTCATCGCCTCCGTCGTCATCCTCAAGGCGCCGCTGCCGCTCGATGGCACGCGGATGCTGGCCAGCTGTGTCACCAAGGAGCACTCCGAGGAGTTGGTCCGCGGCATGAAGGAAGGCCTGCCCTGA